In Kitasatospora sp. NBC_00240, the following are encoded in one genomic region:
- a CDS encoding ABC transporter permease, whose translation MTKHRLFWPAAILVALLLANVAFTPDFFAVRIKDGHLYGSLIDILHFGAPLILVALGMTLVIATGGIDLSVGSTVAIAGALACLHISESADPGSAGTVLTAVGLALLVALVLGGVNGFLVSKVGVQPIIATLILMVAGRGVAQLVTDGQIITVTSGPFQLIGGGYWLTVPFAVVLAAAMVLLTALLTRSTALGMLLESVGGNPVASRLVGIRAQRLIALVYVFSAVCAAVAGLMISSNVSAADGNNAGLWIELDAILAVVIGGTSLVGGRFSLGGTVLGALVIQTLATTIYTIGVPPETTLVFKAVVVIVVCLVQSPKFRATLVHRRRSGGRRSRSESAAPANLEVGR comes from the coding sequence ATGACCAAGCACCGCCTGTTCTGGCCGGCCGCGATCCTCGTGGCCCTGCTGCTGGCCAACGTGGCCTTCACCCCGGACTTCTTCGCCGTCCGGATCAAGGACGGCCACCTCTACGGCAGCCTGATCGACATCCTGCACTTCGGCGCCCCGCTGATCCTGGTCGCGCTCGGCATGACGCTGGTCATCGCCACCGGCGGGATCGACCTGTCGGTCGGCTCCACCGTCGCCATCGCCGGCGCCCTCGCCTGCCTGCACATCAGCGAGTCCGCCGACCCGGGCAGCGCGGGCACGGTGCTGACCGCCGTGGGCCTCGCCCTGCTGGTCGCGCTGGTGCTGGGAGGCGTCAACGGCTTCCTGGTCTCCAAGGTGGGGGTGCAGCCGATCATCGCGACGCTGATCCTGATGGTGGCCGGCCGCGGCGTAGCCCAGCTGGTCACCGACGGGCAGATCATCACCGTCACCAGCGGCCCGTTCCAGCTGATCGGCGGCGGCTACTGGCTCACCGTGCCGTTCGCCGTCGTGCTGGCGGCGGCCATGGTGCTGCTGACCGCGCTGCTGACCCGGTCGACGGCGCTGGGCATGCTGCTGGAGTCGGTCGGCGGCAATCCGGTCGCCAGCCGCCTGGTCGGCATCCGGGCGCAGCGGCTGATCGCCCTGGTGTACGTGTTCAGCGCGGTGTGCGCCGCGGTCGCGGGCCTGATGATCAGCTCCAACGTCTCCGCGGCGGACGGCAACAACGCGGGCCTGTGGATCGAGCTGGACGCCATCCTCGCGGTGGTGATCGGCGGCACCTCGCTGGTCGGCGGCCGGTTCTCCCTCGGCGGGACGGTCCTGGGCGCGCTGGTCATCCAGACCCTGGCCACGACCATCTACACCATCGGGGTCCCGCCGGAGACCACGCTGGTCTTCAAGGCCGTCGTCGTGATCGTCGTCTGCCTGGTCCAGTCACCCAAGTTCCGTGCCACCTTGGTCCACCGTCGCCGGTCCGGGGGCCGACGCAGCCGGTCCGAGTCCGCCGCACCCGCCAACCTGGAGGTGGGCCGATGA
- a CDS encoding sugar ABC transporter ATP-binding protein — translation MLRQPVLEVQGIRKEFPGVLALDGVDFRLFPGEVHALMGENGAGKSTLIKVLTGVYESDGGRVLLAGGPTTITGPLQAQQAGISTVYQEVNLCPNLSVAENILIGREPRRLGLIHWAQVRRRAAEAVAALDLDLDVTMPLADCSIAVQQLVAIARAVDIDAKVLILDEPTSSLDRDEVAQLFAVMRRLRERGVAILFVSHFLDQIYEICDRMTILRNGRLEGEYLTSELSQMQLVARMIGAELQGLEGLSGSARKQPAELGSAGPFLRATGLARRGAVEPYDLTIRPGEVVGLAGLLGSGRTEAARLLFGADQADAGTVRVDGEETALRNPRTAIGHGIAFCSENRKTEGLVGELTVRENIVLALQAARGWTRPLSRSVQDELAIRWIRALDIRPNDTEALVRNLSGGNQQKVLLARWLITDPKLLILDEPTRGIDIGAKAEIQKLVAKLAGEGMAVLFISAELEEVLRLSHKVGILRDRRMVAQLRNDGGLTPELIMETIASGAQG, via the coding sequence ATGCTCCGGCAACCGGTCCTGGAAGTACAGGGGATCCGTAAGGAGTTCCCGGGCGTGCTGGCGCTGGACGGGGTCGACTTCCGGCTCTTCCCCGGCGAGGTGCACGCGCTGATGGGTGAGAACGGCGCCGGCAAGTCGACCCTGATCAAGGTGCTCACCGGGGTCTACGAGTCGGACGGCGGCCGGGTGCTGCTGGCGGGCGGGCCGACCACGATCACCGGCCCGCTGCAGGCCCAGCAGGCCGGCATCTCGACGGTCTACCAGGAGGTGAACCTCTGCCCGAACCTGTCGGTGGCGGAGAACATCCTGATCGGCCGCGAACCGCGCCGGCTGGGCCTGATCCACTGGGCGCAGGTGCGCCGCCGGGCGGCCGAGGCGGTGGCGGCGCTCGACCTCGACCTGGACGTCACGATGCCGCTCGCCGACTGCTCGATCGCCGTCCAGCAACTGGTCGCGATCGCCCGTGCGGTGGACATCGACGCCAAGGTGCTGATCCTGGACGAGCCGACCTCCAGCCTCGACCGTGACGAGGTGGCCCAACTGTTCGCCGTGATGCGGCGGCTGCGCGAGCGGGGCGTCGCGATCCTGTTCGTCTCGCACTTCCTCGACCAGATCTACGAGATCTGCGACCGGATGACCATCCTGCGTAACGGCCGGCTGGAAGGCGAGTACCTCACCTCCGAGTTGAGCCAGATGCAGCTCGTCGCGCGGATGATCGGCGCCGAACTCCAAGGCCTGGAAGGCCTTTCGGGCAGCGCCCGCAAGCAGCCCGCCGAGCTGGGGAGCGCCGGGCCCTTCCTGCGCGCCACCGGGCTCGCCCGCCGGGGTGCCGTCGAGCCCTACGACCTCACCATCCGCCCCGGCGAGGTGGTCGGCCTCGCCGGCCTGCTCGGGTCGGGGCGCACGGAGGCCGCCCGACTGCTGTTCGGAGCCGACCAGGCGGACGCCGGGACGGTCCGGGTCGACGGCGAGGAGACCGCGCTGCGCAACCCGCGCACCGCGATCGGCCACGGCATCGCCTTCTGCTCGGAGAACCGCAAGACCGAGGGCCTGGTCGGCGAACTGACGGTGCGTGAGAACATCGTGCTCGCCCTGCAGGCGGCCCGCGGCTGGACCAGGCCGCTGAGCCGGAGTGTCCAGGACGAACTCGCGATCCGCTGGATCCGGGCCCTGGACATCCGCCCGAACGACACGGAGGCGCTGGTTCGCAACCTGTCCGGCGGCAACCAGCAGAAGGTGCTCCTCGCCCGCTGGCTGATCACCGACCCCAAGCTCCTCATCCTCGACGAGCCCACCCGGGGCATCGACATCGGCGCCAAGGCCGAGATCCAGAAGCTGGTGGCGAAGCTCGCCGGCGAGGGCATGGCGGTGCTCTTCATCTCCGCCGAGTTGGAGGAGGTGCTGCGCCTCAGTCACAAGGTCGGTATCCTGCGCGACCGCCGGATGGTCGCCCAGCTGCGCAACGACGGCGGCCTCACCCCGGAGCTGATCATGGAGACCATCGCGAGCGGAGCACAGGGATGA
- a CDS encoding ABC transporter substrate-binding protein, producing MFKRAAAALAAGAMAVVLSACSSGGAANDAAAGGGSDKITIGFAQVGAESGWRTANTKSVQDAAKKAGVTLKFSDAQQKQENQIKAIRSFIQQKVDIIAFSPVVESGWDTVLKEAKAAKIPVILTDRAVDSQDESLYVSFLGSDFVEEGKKAGDWLVKEYQGKTDPVNIVQLEGTTGSAPANDRKSGFADVIKGDPKFKVLASQTGDFTRAKGKEVMQAFLKSQPKIDVLYAHNDDMALGAIQAIEEAGKQPGKNIKIISVDGVKDAFTAMTQGKINVVVECNPLLGDQLMELAKKVKKGESVERRIKTEEGVFTQDQAAAALPTRQY from the coding sequence ATGTTCAAGAGAGCTGCGGCGGCCCTGGCGGCCGGCGCGATGGCCGTGGTCCTCAGCGCCTGTTCGAGCGGCGGCGCCGCCAACGACGCTGCGGCGGGCGGCGGTTCGGACAAGATCACGATCGGCTTCGCCCAGGTCGGCGCGGAGAGCGGCTGGCGCACCGCGAACACCAAGTCGGTCCAGGACGCGGCGAAGAAGGCCGGCGTCACCCTGAAGTTCTCGGACGCCCAGCAGAAGCAGGAGAACCAGATCAAGGCCATCCGCTCGTTCATCCAGCAGAAGGTCGACATCATCGCCTTCTCGCCGGTGGTCGAGTCGGGCTGGGACACCGTCCTCAAGGAGGCCAAGGCCGCGAAGATCCCGGTGATCCTCACCGACCGCGCGGTCGACTCCCAGGACGAGTCGCTCTATGTCTCCTTCCTCGGTTCGGACTTCGTCGAGGAGGGCAAGAAGGCCGGCGACTGGCTGGTCAAGGAGTACCAGGGCAAGACCGACCCGGTGAACATCGTCCAGCTGGAGGGCACCACCGGCTCCGCGCCGGCCAACGACCGCAAGTCGGGCTTCGCCGACGTCATCAAGGGCGACCCGAAGTTCAAGGTCCTGGCCTCGCAGACCGGTGACTTCACCCGGGCCAAGGGCAAGGAGGTCATGCAGGCCTTCCTGAAGTCCCAGCCGAAGATCGACGTGCTCTACGCGCACAACGACGACATGGCGCTCGGCGCGATCCAGGCGATCGAGGAGGCCGGCAAGCAGCCCGGCAAGAACATCAAGATCATCTCGGTGGACGGTGTCAAGGACGCCTTCACCGCGATGACCCAGGGCAAGATCAACGTCGTCGTCGAGTGCAACCCGCTCCTCGGTGACCAGCTGATGGAGCTGGCGAAGAAGGTCAAGAAGGGCGAGAGCGTCGAGCGCCGTATCAAGACCGAGGAGGGTGTCTTCACCCAGGACCAGGCCGCCGCCGCCCTGCCGACCCGCCAGTACTGA
- a CDS encoding LacI family DNA-binding transcriptional regulator, which yields MADVAKVAGVSHQTVSRVLNSAPHVRPGTRDKVLAAIQELDYRPNSAARALVTRRSQLLGVVSFGGTLYGPALMLDSIEQAARDAGYFVSVATLRSLDARSVQDAADRLRDQGVEGIVVIAPQLLAVRAISTLSCAVPVVSVCSAARSRMPIVAVDNRAGAAAATRHLLDLGHRTVQHVAGPRDWLESAFRCDGWRAELEAAGAPVPQPWIGDWSARSGYEAGRRIAEDPQVSAVFCANDQMALGLLRAMHEAGRRVPEDVSVVGFDDIPEGAYLTPPLTTVRQGFAELGRRALALLVAELDGAPRAHGQVLVPPELVVRRSTGPAPRR from the coding sequence ATGGCGGACGTGGCCAAGGTGGCAGGAGTGTCGCACCAGACGGTCTCGCGGGTCCTGAACAGTGCCCCCCATGTCCGGCCGGGCACCCGGGACAAGGTCCTCGCGGCCATCCAGGAGCTCGACTACCGGCCCAACTCGGCCGCCCGCGCCCTGGTCACCCGCCGTTCGCAGCTGCTGGGGGTCGTCAGTTTCGGCGGCACGCTCTACGGTCCGGCCCTGATGCTCGACAGCATCGAGCAGGCGGCCAGGGACGCCGGGTACTTCGTCAGCGTCGCCACCCTGCGATCGCTCGACGCCCGCTCCGTCCAGGACGCGGCCGACCGGCTGCGTGACCAGGGCGTCGAGGGGATCGTCGTGATCGCGCCGCAGCTGTTGGCGGTGCGGGCGATCTCCACGCTTTCCTGCGCGGTGCCGGTGGTGTCGGTCTGCTCCGCGGCCCGGTCCAGGATGCCGATCGTCGCGGTGGACAACCGGGCGGGAGCGGCGGCGGCCACCCGGCACCTGCTGGACCTCGGGCACCGGACCGTCCAGCACGTGGCCGGCCCGCGGGACTGGCTGGAGAGCGCCTTCCGGTGCGACGGGTGGCGGGCCGAGCTGGAGGCGGCCGGCGCCCCCGTCCCGCAGCCGTGGATCGGCGACTGGAGTGCCCGGTCCGGTTACGAGGCGGGGCGCCGGATCGCCGAGGATCCGCAGGTCAGCGCCGTTTTCTGTGCGAACGACCAGATGGCTCTCGGTCTGCTTCGCGCCATGCACGAGGCCGGCCGCCGGGTGCCCGAGGACGTGAGTGTCGTCGGCTTCGACGACATCCCGGAGGGCGCGTACCTCACGCCGCCGCTGACCACCGTCCGGCAGGGCTTCGCGGAGCTGGGCCGGCGCGCCCTGGCACTGCTGGTGGCGGAGCTGGACGGCGCACCGCGCGCGCACGGCCAGGTTTTGGTCCCGCCCGAGCTGGTGGTCCGCCGGAGCACCGGCCCGGCCCCTCGCCGCTGA
- a CDS encoding glycoside hydrolase family 43 protein, with protein sequence MRHLRSTGTGRLGGLAPAFAAALLAAPLASVPATTARAATAYGGYVMGYFTESNQGIGNNYGLHLAVSADGLEWTPLNQNAPVVTPTAGTKGLRDPFILRKQDGTFTVLATDLAGTDFSQPNMYIHVWDSPDLRSFTNYRRVQVHSMTTTHARAPEAFWDASRGRYALLYSANNGTRNVIMADYTNDFTTFSQPVTYFDPGFDVIDADVVVGGSGTNYLYYKKESDQSLYGAKATSLAAGAFNSTTYTGPLAHGGTEAPILVKSLTGNGWTLWGDTYTPNGVFYAWQTSAVDSGTWTAADQRTYTQPINSKHGTVTPLTAAEMNNLKATWGTPGWSRLKSYNYPARFVRHSAFAGRIDAFPFDPYPDAEWKIVPGLADGAGVSFESVNFPGRYLRHSGFAVVLDPADGTAQFASDATFYRTAGLADSAATSYRSYNYPDRYLRHANFQLRIDPLSAASSATDRADATFLVTS encoded by the coding sequence ATGCGCCATCTTCGATCCACCGGCACCGGCCGGCTCGGCGGGCTCGCCCCGGCATTCGCCGCCGCCCTGCTGGCGGCCCCGCTGGCCTCAGTTCCCGCCACCACCGCCCGTGCGGCGACCGCCTACGGCGGTTACGTCATGGGGTACTTCACCGAGTCCAACCAGGGGATCGGCAACAACTACGGGCTCCACCTCGCCGTCAGTGCCGACGGCCTGGAGTGGACCCCGCTGAACCAGAACGCGCCGGTGGTCACGCCGACGGCCGGCACCAAGGGCCTGCGCGACCCGTTCATCCTGCGCAAGCAGGACGGCACCTTCACCGTTCTGGCCACCGATCTCGCCGGCACGGACTTCTCCCAGCCGAACATGTACATCCATGTCTGGGACTCGCCGGACCTACGGAGCTTCACCAACTACCGCCGGGTGCAGGTCCATTCGATGACCACCACGCACGCCCGGGCGCCGGAGGCGTTCTGGGACGCGAGCCGGGGCCGGTACGCCCTGCTGTACTCCGCGAACAACGGCACCCGCAACGTCATCATGGCCGACTACACCAACGACTTCACCACCTTCAGCCAGCCGGTGACGTACTTCGACCCCGGCTTCGACGTCATCGACGCCGACGTCGTGGTGGGCGGCAGCGGCACCAACTACCTCTACTACAAGAAGGAGTCGGACCAGTCGCTGTACGGCGCGAAGGCCACCTCGCTGGCCGCCGGCGCCTTCAACTCCACCACCTACACGGGCCCGCTGGCGCACGGCGGCACCGAGGCCCCGATCCTCGTCAAGTCCTTGACCGGCAACGGCTGGACGCTCTGGGGGGACACCTACACCCCCAACGGCGTGTTCTACGCCTGGCAGACCTCCGCCGTCGACTCGGGCACCTGGACCGCCGCGGACCAGCGGACCTACACCCAGCCGATCAACTCCAAGCACGGCACCGTCACCCCGCTGACCGCGGCCGAGATGAACAATCTCAAGGCCACCTGGGGCACGCCGGGGTGGAGCCGGCTGAAGTCGTACAACTACCCCGCCCGGTTCGTCCGGCACAGCGCCTTCGCCGGCCGGATCGACGCCTTCCCGTTCGACCCCTACCCCGATGCCGAGTGGAAGATCGTCCCGGGCCTCGCGGACGGTGCCGGGGTGTCCTTCGAGTCGGTCAACTTCCCCGGGCGGTACCTGCGGCACAGCGGGTTCGCCGTCGTCCTGGACCCGGCCGACGGAACGGCCCAGTTCGCCTCCGACGCCACCTTCTACCGGACGGCCGGGCTGGCCGACTCCGCCGCCACGTCCTACCGGTCCTACAACTACCCCGACCGCTACCTGCGCCACGCGAACTTCCAACTGCGCATCGACCCGCTCTCGGCCGCCTCGTCGGCCACCGACCGTGCGGACGCCACCTTCCTGGTGACCAGCTGA